A genomic window from Candidatus Kouleothrix ribensis includes:
- a CDS encoding [LysW]-aminoadipate kinase, translating to MIVVKVGGGAGMDYDALCADAAELWRAGQRLVLVHGGSDATNTLAAQLGHPPRFVTSPSGYTSRYTDRTTLEIFIMAVAGKVNTLLVERLQRLGINAVGLAGLDGRVLEGQRKAMIRVVEDGKQKILRDDWTGTIERVNAGLLRLLLDAGYLPVIAPIAASAQGEAVNVDGDRAAAALAEGLGASTLLLLSNVPGLLRSFPDESSLIARISRAAVGDYAELAQGRMKKKVLGAVEALEGGVGRVILGDARIAQPISRALAGAGTVIE from the coding sequence ATGATAGTTGTCAAAGTCGGCGGCGGCGCCGGAATGGACTACGACGCGCTATGTGCCGACGCGGCCGAGCTGTGGCGCGCCGGCCAGCGCCTGGTGCTGGTACACGGCGGCTCCGACGCGACTAACACGCTGGCCGCGCAGCTTGGCCACCCGCCGCGCTTCGTCACATCGCCCTCGGGCTATACCAGCCGCTACACCGACCGAACCACGCTCGAGATCTTCATCATGGCCGTGGCCGGCAAAGTCAACACACTGCTGGTCGAGCGCCTCCAGCGCCTGGGCATCAACGCCGTGGGTCTGGCCGGCCTCGATGGGCGCGTGCTCGAAGGCCAGCGCAAAGCCATGATCCGCGTGGTCGAGGATGGCAAACAGAAGATCCTGCGCGACGATTGGACTGGCACGATCGAGCGTGTGAACGCCGGCCTGCTGCGGCTGCTGCTCGACGCCGGCTACCTGCCGGTGATCGCGCCGATCGCCGCCAGCGCCCAGGGCGAGGCTGTGAACGTCGATGGCGACCGTGCCGCCGCCGCGCTGGCCGAGGGGCTGGGCGCCAGCACGCTGCTGCTGCTCTCGAATGTGCCGGGGCTGCTACGCAGCTTCCCCGACGAAAGCAGCCTGATCGCGCGCATCTCACGCGCTGCGGTAGGCGACTACGCCGAGCTGGCGCAGGGCCGCATGAAGAAAAAGGTGCTCGGCGCTGTCGAGGCGCTCGAAGGCGGCGTCGGGCGCGTGATCCTGGGCGACGCGCGTATCGCTCAGCCGATCAGCCGCGCGCTCGCTGGCGCGGGGACGGTGATCGAGTAG
- a CDS encoding MFS transporter, whose protein sequence is MADMKLFSALKHRGFALLWSGQAISHLGDSLYRVALAWWVLEKTGSAAAMGTVLVFSMAPMLIFLLLGGVAVDRFPRIRLMLGSDLLRGLVTTIVAALAFANMLQIWHVYVASVVFGFVDAFFQPAYVATVPEITPREALNSANALTSLSRQLTGTVGPAIGATIVALGGTPTAFALDAASFFISAACLLPIPPLAPPRAGAHAEHNILHDLREGLAAVAGTPWLWVTITLAALGNVTAGGPLAVALPFLIKNTLKADVGLLGLSGSLISLGEVLGSIWLGRFAQLRRRGLIAYGGLLASGFGVLLYVLPGGLPGIAAGALVFGVSMAAFGLVWTNTLQESVPGELLGRVSSIDHLGSFVLLPVGYALAGLTTDRLGAPLVFIVGGVGTIGLALLGLAHPAIRRLD, encoded by the coding sequence ATGGCTGATATGAAGCTATTCTCGGCACTCAAGCACCGTGGGTTTGCGCTGCTCTGGAGCGGCCAGGCGATTTCGCACCTGGGCGACAGCCTGTACCGCGTGGCGCTGGCCTGGTGGGTACTCGAGAAGACTGGCTCGGCCGCTGCCATGGGCACGGTGCTCGTATTCTCGATGGCACCCATGCTGATCTTTCTGCTGCTCGGCGGCGTCGCAGTCGATCGCTTCCCGCGCATCCGCCTGATGCTCGGCTCGGATCTGCTACGCGGCCTGGTGACAACGATCGTAGCGGCGCTGGCCTTCGCTAACATGCTGCAGATCTGGCACGTCTACGTTGCCAGCGTGGTGTTCGGCTTTGTCGACGCATTCTTCCAGCCGGCCTACGTCGCCACGGTGCCCGAGATCACGCCGCGCGAGGCGCTCAATAGCGCCAATGCGCTCACCAGCCTCAGCCGCCAGCTCACCGGCACGGTCGGCCCGGCGATTGGCGCCACGATCGTGGCGCTCGGCGGCACACCCACCGCATTCGCGCTCGACGCGGCCTCGTTCTTCATCTCGGCGGCGTGCCTGCTGCCCATCCCGCCACTAGCGCCGCCACGGGCTGGGGCGCACGCCGAGCACAATATCTTGCACGATCTGCGCGAAGGCCTGGCTGCAGTAGCCGGCACCCCCTGGCTGTGGGTCACGATCACGCTGGCGGCGCTGGGCAATGTCACTGCCGGTGGGCCGCTCGCCGTGGCGCTGCCGTTTCTGATCAAGAACACCCTCAAGGCCGATGTGGGCCTGCTGGGCCTTTCCGGTTCGCTGATCTCGCTGGGCGAAGTGCTCGGCTCGATCTGGCTTGGCCGCTTCGCGCAGCTACGCCGGCGCGGCCTGATTGCCTACGGCGGCCTGCTGGCCAGCGGCTTCGGCGTGCTGCTGTACGTGCTGCCCGGCGGGCTGCCCGGCATCGCCGCCGGCGCGCTGGTGTTCGGCGTAAGCATGGCCGCGTTCGGCCTGGTGTGGACCAACACGCTACAAGAGAGCGTGCCCGGCGAGCTGCTCGGCCGCGTGTCGAGCATCGATCACCTCGGCTCATTCGTGCTGCTGCCGGTCGGCTATGCGCTGGCAGGCCTCACCACCGACCGGCTGGGCGCGCCGCTGGTTTTCATCGTGGGTGGGGTCGGCACGATCGGGCTGGCGCTGCTCGGGCTGGCGCACCCGGCGATCCGGCGCCTGGACTGA
- a CDS encoding acetylornithine/succinylornithine family transaminase gives MTIIQATNAAIIAAESAHTSGVYPKRPLAIVRGVGACLWDADGREYIDCVGGQGAANLGHANPAVVAAICAQASTLISCPEIFHNDQRAAYMAELTAALPAGLARVFLCNSGAEAIEGALKLARLLTGRTGVVAAVRGFHGRTMGALSATWEPKYREPFAPLIPGFAHVPYDKLDALDAAVTEQTAAVLIELVQGEGGVRPASQAYVDGVARLCRERGALLVIDEVQTGFGRVGALWASQIYGVTPDLIALAKSIAGGMPMGAVAIHGRFGALPQASHGSTFGGGPLACAAARAALRELIERDLPRQAAEKGAYLLERLRALKLARVREVRGLGLLIGLELKERVQPFLAALMERGVLALPAGPNVLRLLPPLVIEYDQLDHVVAAIAEVLR, from the coding sequence ATGACCATAATTCAAGCAACGAACGCCGCGATCATTGCGGCTGAGTCGGCCCACACCAGCGGGGTGTACCCCAAGCGGCCACTCGCGATCGTGCGTGGCGTAGGCGCCTGCCTGTGGGATGCCGACGGCCGCGAGTATATCGACTGCGTCGGCGGCCAGGGCGCGGCCAACCTCGGCCATGCCAACCCGGCTGTGGTCGCAGCTATCTGCGCGCAGGCCAGCACGCTGATCAGCTGCCCCGAGATCTTCCATAACGACCAGCGCGCCGCCTACATGGCCGAGCTGACGGCGGCGCTGCCGGCCGGGCTCGCGCGCGTGTTTCTGTGCAACTCCGGCGCCGAGGCGATCGAGGGTGCGCTCAAGCTGGCGCGTCTGCTCACCGGCCGCACCGGGGTGGTGGCGGCCGTGCGCGGCTTCCACGGCCGCACGATGGGCGCGCTTTCGGCCACCTGGGAGCCGAAGTACCGCGAGCCGTTCGCGCCGCTCATCCCCGGCTTCGCACACGTGCCCTACGATAAGCTCGACGCGCTTGACGCGGCGGTGACCGAGCAGACCGCCGCCGTGCTGATCGAGCTGGTGCAGGGCGAGGGCGGCGTGCGCCCGGCCAGCCAGGCCTATGTGGATGGCGTGGCCCGGCTGTGTCGCGAGCGCGGCGCGCTGCTGGTGATCGACGAGGTGCAGACCGGCTTCGGCCGTGTGGGCGCGCTGTGGGCCAGCCAGATCTATGGCGTTACGCCCGACCTGATCGCGCTGGCCAAGTCGATCGCCGGCGGCATGCCTATGGGCGCGGTCGCAATTCACGGGCGCTTCGGCGCATTGCCGCAGGCCAGCCACGGCAGCACCTTCGGCGGTGGGCCGCTGGCCTGCGCGGCTGCCCGCGCCGCGCTGCGCGAGCTGATCGAGCGCGATCTGCCGCGCCAGGCAGCCGAGAAAGGCGCGTACCTGCTCGAACGGCTGCGTGCGCTCAAGCTGGCGCGCGTGCGCGAGGTGCGCGGCCTGGGCCTGCTGATCGGCCTCGAGCTGAAGGAGCGCGTACAGCCGTTTCTGGCCGCGCTAATGGAGCGCGGCGTGCTGGCGCTGCCGGCCGGCCCGAATGTGCTGCGCCTGCTACCGCCGCTGGTGATCGAGTACGATCAGCTCGACCATGTGGTGGCGGCGATCGCTGAGGTGCTGCGCTAA
- a CDS encoding N-acetyl-gamma-glutamyl-phosphate reductase produces MVLRATIIGASGYVGGELARLLLAHPAVELAQVTSERLAGKPFTSTHPNLRGHSTLQYVPMNAVAPCDLLFLALPHGQAARQIEQFAALAPRLIDCSADFRLRDPAAYARWYGQPHPAPHWLERFAYGLPELNRDAIRAASYVSGVGCNATASNLALLPLARAGLLDPARDTVIEVKVGSSEGGAASSDSSHHPERSGVVRSFAPTGHRHTAEIEQATGLARVHLSITSVELVRGALATAHVFPREPLTEKDLWRAFRAAYSAEPFVRIVRERQGSYRLPEPKILAGSNYADVGFALDEAADRVVCICAIDNLMKGAAGSAVQCMNLMCGFDERAGLGFSGLHPV; encoded by the coding sequence ATTGTGCTTCGAGCAACCATTATTGGCGCAAGCGGCTACGTCGGTGGCGAGCTGGCGCGGCTGCTGCTGGCCCACCCGGCGGTCGAGCTGGCCCAGGTGACATCCGAGCGGCTGGCCGGCAAGCCATTCACCAGCACGCACCCGAACCTGCGCGGCCACAGCACGCTGCAATATGTGCCGATGAATGCGGTCGCGCCGTGCGATCTGCTGTTTCTGGCGCTGCCGCACGGCCAGGCTGCCCGCCAGATCGAGCAGTTCGCCGCGCTGGCGCCCCGGCTGATCGACTGCTCGGCAGACTTCCGGCTGCGCGACCCGGCCGCCTACGCGCGCTGGTATGGCCAGCCGCACCCGGCGCCGCACTGGCTCGAGCGCTTCGCCTACGGCCTGCCCGAGCTGAACCGCGATGCCATCCGCGCGGCCAGCTATGTCAGCGGCGTGGGCTGTAATGCCACTGCCAGCAACCTGGCGCTGCTGCCGCTGGCGCGCGCCGGCCTGCTCGACCCAGCGCGCGACACGGTGATCGAGGTGAAGGTTGGCTCGTCGGAGGGCGGCGCCGCCAGTAGCGACTCGTCGCACCACCCCGAGCGCAGCGGCGTGGTACGCTCGTTCGCGCCGACCGGCCACCGCCACACTGCCGAGATCGAGCAGGCCACCGGGCTGGCGCGCGTCCACCTGTCGATCACCAGCGTCGAGCTGGTGCGCGGCGCGCTGGCGACTGCGCACGTGTTCCCGCGCGAGCCGCTGACCGAGAAAGACCTGTGGCGGGCCTTCCGCGCGGCCTACAGCGCCGAGCCGTTCGTGCGGATCGTGCGCGAGCGCCAGGGCAGCTACCGCCTGCCCGAGCCGAAGATCCTGGCCGGCAGCAACTACGCCGATGTCGGCTTTGCGCTCGACGAAGCGGCTGACCGGGTGGTGTGCATCTGCGCGATCGATAACCTGATGAAGGGCGCGGCCGGCAGTGCAGTGCAGTGCATGAACCTGATGTGCGGCTTCGACGAGCGCGCCGGCCTGGGCTTTAGCGGCCTACACCCGGTGTAG
- a CDS encoding NUDIX hydrolase produces the protein MNNQNDSSRPWQVLRRETIYESQWVCLHRDDVRLPDGSIVHGHHVLDYPRPAVCVVPVGDDGRILLIEHYRFITDSIGWEAPAGRVDQGEALEATAARELHEETGYTAAQFAYLGQYYPANGSSNLTFHVFVGRGLRHAGALTDTNEIMRVAWFTPEEVWAMIDANEIRDGLALTALLWHLARDTMPR, from the coding sequence ATGAACAACCAGAACGATAGCTCGCGCCCGTGGCAGGTGCTGCGCCGCGAGACGATCTACGAGAGCCAGTGGGTGTGCTTGCACCGCGACGACGTGCGCCTGCCCGACGGCAGCATAGTCCATGGCCACCATGTGCTCGATTACCCGCGCCCGGCGGTGTGCGTGGTGCCAGTGGGCGACGATGGCCGCATCCTGCTGATCGAGCACTACCGCTTCATTACCGATTCGATTGGCTGGGAAGCGCCGGCCGGGCGGGTTGACCAGGGTGAGGCACTGGAAGCCACCGCCGCGCGCGAGCTGCACGAGGAGACCGGCTATACCGCTGCACAGTTCGCGTACCTTGGCCAGTACTACCCGGCCAATGGCAGCTCAAACCTGACATTTCACGTGTTTGTGGGGCGCGGGCTGCGGCATGCGGGCGCACTGACCGACACCAACGAGATTATGCGCGTGGCCTGGTTCACGCCCGAAGAGGTCTGGGCGATGATCGATGCGAACGAGATCCGCGATGGCCTGGCGCTCACTGCGCTGCTGTGGCACCTGGCGCGTGACACGATGCCGAGATGA
- a CDS encoding [LysW]-lysine hydrolase: MPDFDPVSFLEQALRIPSVSGDERAVAEYFVAQMRALGLSSQIDAAGNAVGELGAGPTIVLLGHIDTVPGVVPVRIEDGRLYGRGAVDAKGPFATFVAAAARLAQAGSVRMRLVLVGAVEEEAASSKGAHSIIDKYTPAACIIGEPSGWERLTLGYKGRLLAEGRWQQPMAHTAGREIAVAERAVGFWNAVVAYCAAHNRGKARLFDQIIPSIRAIQSGSDGLADWAELSIGLRLPPGVAPDALAAALAEYAAGGQLAFRAGCAAYQGDKNNPLVRALLKGVRAAGGTPGFLLKTGTSDMNVVGPAWRCPILAYGPGDSALDHTPDEHVALAEYLRAIDVLEVALQSIAHELAN, translated from the coding sequence ATGCCAGACTTCGATCCAGTCTCCTTCCTCGAACAGGCCCTGCGCATCCCGAGCGTCTCGGGCGACGAGCGCGCGGTGGCCGAGTATTTTGTCGCGCAGATGCGCGCGCTGGGTTTGTCTAGCCAGATCGACGCGGCCGGCAACGCCGTGGGCGAGCTAGGCGCCGGGCCGACGATCGTGCTGCTGGGCCATATCGACACCGTGCCGGGTGTGGTGCCGGTGCGCATCGAGGATGGCCGGCTCTACGGCCGCGGCGCAGTCGATGCTAAAGGCCCATTCGCCACATTCGTGGCGGCTGCGGCGCGGCTGGCCCAGGCCGGCAGCGTGCGCATGCGGCTGGTGCTGGTTGGCGCGGTCGAAGAAGAGGCCGCCTCGTCGAAAGGCGCGCACTCGATCATCGACAAATACACGCCGGCCGCATGCATCATCGGCGAGCCGAGCGGCTGGGAGCGCCTGACGCTGGGCTATAAGGGCCGCCTGCTGGCCGAGGGCCGCTGGCAGCAGCCGATGGCCCACACCGCCGGGCGCGAGATCGCGGTGGCCGAGCGCGCCGTGGGCTTCTGGAACGCGGTGGTGGCCTACTGCGCCGCGCACAATCGCGGCAAGGCGCGCCTGTTCGACCAGATCATCCCCTCGATCCGCGCGATCCAGAGCGGCAGCGACGGCCTGGCCGACTGGGCCGAGCTGTCGATCGGCCTGCGCCTGCCGCCGGGGGTTGCGCCCGACGCGCTGGCCGCTGCCCTGGCCGAATACGCTGCCGGCGGCCAGCTGGCCTTTCGTGCTGGCTGCGCGGCCTACCAGGGCGACAAGAACAACCCGCTGGTGCGCGCGCTGCTCAAGGGCGTGCGTGCGGCCGGCGGCACGCCTGGCTTCCTGCTCAAAACCGGCACCTCCGACATGAATGTGGTCGGCCCGGCCTGGCGCTGCCCGATCCTGGCGTATGGCCCCGGCGACTCGGCGCTCGACCACACGCCGGATGAGCATGTTGCGCTGGCCGAGTACCTGCGCGCGATCGATGTGCTCGAGGTGGCGCTGCAATCGATCGCGCACGAGCTGGCGAATTAG
- a CDS encoding pyridoxamine 5'-phosphate oxidase family protein has protein sequence MKHAELAIIANLIRGSRQAALGTLHNGAPFASMVAYAAEPDLGGVLLHLSRLAPHTGHLLAAPAAALLIAERDDGRDDVQTLARITLVGDARPIDPASPDYAAARGTYLARLPAAEMLFSLPDFLLFRLVPHEARYIGGFARAYTLTPTHLRQAAGLD, from the coding sequence ATGAAACACGCAGAGCTCGCAATCATCGCTAACCTGATACGTGGCAGCCGCCAGGCTGCGCTTGGCACGCTCCACAATGGCGCCCCGTTCGCCTCGATGGTGGCCTACGCGGCCGAGCCAGATCTCGGCGGCGTTCTGCTGCACCTGAGCCGGCTGGCGCCGCACACCGGGCACCTGCTGGCCGCGCCAGCGGCGGCACTGCTGATCGCCGAGCGCGACGACGGCCGCGACGACGTGCAGACGCTGGCGCGGATCACGCTGGTTGGCGACGCGCGGCCGATCGATCCGGCCAGCCCAGACTATGCTGCCGCGCGCGGCACCTACCTGGCACGCCTGCCGGCCGCCGAGATGCTGTTCAGCTTGCCCGACTTCCTGCTGTTCCGCCTGGTTCCGCACGAGGCCCGCTACATCGGCGGCTTTGCGCGGGCCTACACACTCACGCCCACACACTTGCGTCAGGCCGCCGGCTTAGATTGA
- a CDS encoding cation:proton antiporter, whose amino-acid sequence MHETLNMLLPLAGILVGAKIAAQISHKIGMPAVFGELLLGLLLGPSLLGWLAPGTTIQLLADIGVILLMFMAGLETDTVALKQAGKPATLTAIGGVLLPLSGGLFVGQAFGLEWHHALFLGAVLTATSVSISAQTLRELGRLRSAEGSTILGAAIIDDVLGVLVFALVMSLSGEGNMLLTLGKMLLFFPIAWIIGDKIVPMVVRWEQHLHHREASLALLLGMVLVYAWSAEALGSVATITGAYLLGVVVARHANESHIVHDGTAALGYGFFIPVFFINIGLQAQAAGLLAAPLLTIVLVVLAIITKIVGGGLGARLGGFGQRSSLQIGIGMVSRGEVALVIAGAGLAAGLLDANLFSVLVVVTLATTLITPPLLRIAFAAGRTPHAAPEPPAALLVDGAAD is encoded by the coding sequence ATGCACGAGACACTAAACATGCTACTGCCGCTGGCCGGAATCCTGGTCGGCGCGAAGATAGCCGCACAGATCAGCCATAAGATCGGGATGCCGGCGGTGTTTGGCGAGCTGCTGCTGGGCTTGCTGCTCGGCCCGTCGCTGCTGGGTTGGCTGGCGCCAGGCACGACCATCCAGCTGCTGGCCGATATTGGCGTGATCCTGCTGATGTTCATGGCCGGCCTCGAGACCGACACAGTCGCGCTGAAGCAGGCCGGCAAGCCGGCCACGCTGACTGCAATTGGCGGGGTGCTGCTGCCGCTGTCCGGCGGCCTATTCGTCGGGCAGGCGTTCGGGCTCGAGTGGCACCACGCGCTGTTCCTCGGCGCGGTGCTCACCGCCACCAGCGTGAGCATCTCGGCGCAGACGCTGCGCGAGCTTGGGCGGCTGCGCTCGGCCGAAGGCTCGACCATCCTCGGCGCGGCGATTATCGATGATGTGCTGGGTGTGCTGGTGTTCGCGCTGGTGATGAGCCTCTCGGGCGAGGGCAATATGCTCCTGACGCTCGGCAAGATGCTGCTGTTCTTCCCGATCGCCTGGATCATCGGCGACAAGATCGTGCCCATGGTGGTGCGCTGGGAACAGCACCTGCACCACCGCGAGGCCAGCCTGGCGCTGCTGCTGGGCATGGTGCTGGTGTATGCCTGGTCGGCCGAGGCGCTCGGCAGCGTGGCCACGATCACTGGCGCCTACCTGCTGGGCGTGGTGGTGGCGCGCCACGCCAACGAGAGCCATATCGTCCACGATGGCACCGCTGCGCTCGGCTACGGCTTCTTCATTCCGGTGTTCTTCATCAATATCGGCCTGCAGGCCCAGGCAGCCGGCCTGCTGGCGGCACCACTGCTGACGATTGTGCTGGTGGTGCTGGCGATCATCACCAAGATCGTCGGTGGCGGCCTGGGCGCGCGGCTGGGCGGCTTCGGCCAGCGCTCGTCGCTCCAGATCGGCATCGGGATGGTCTCGCGCGGCGAGGTGGCGCTGGTGATTGCCGGCGCCGGCCTGGCGGCTGGCCTGCTCGATGCCAACCTGTTCTCGGTGCTGGTGGTAGTGACCCTGGCAACCACGTTGATCACGCCGCCGCTGCTGCGGATCGCCTTCGCAGCCGGCCGCACACCGCATGCCGCACCCGAGCCGCCGGCCGCGCTGCTGGTTGATGGCGCGGCCGATTAG
- a CDS encoding GNAT family N-acetyltransferase yields the protein MREIVLREATDGDIATIVAITQAAFAEYVGRLDPPSSVRDETAEKVRAKLAEGRSVLALLGDIPAGTVYYSPHEGYMYLGRLAVLPAQRGQGIGTALVAYVERRAAELGLPQVRLGVRVALPHLRALYERLGYHLYEERRHAGYNETTFVIMQKYIIGAGG from the coding sequence ATGCGGGAAATTGTGCTGCGCGAGGCCACCGACGGCGATATTGCGACGATCGTGGCGATTACCCAGGCGGCGTTTGCCGAGTATGTGGGCCGGCTCGATCCACCTTCAAGCGTGCGCGACGAGACCGCCGAAAAAGTGCGCGCCAAGCTGGCCGAAGGCCGTAGCGTGCTGGCGCTGCTGGGCGATATTCCCGCCGGTACGGTGTACTACAGCCCGCACGAGGGCTACATGTACCTCGGGCGGCTGGCGGTGCTGCCGGCGCAGCGCGGCCAGGGCATCGGCACAGCGCTGGTGGCGTATGTCGAGCGGCGCGCGGCCGAGCTGGGCCTGCCGCAGGTGCGCCTGGGCGTGCGCGTGGCGCTGCCGCACCTGCGCGCTCTGTACGAGCGGCTGGGCTACCATCTGTACGAAGAGCGCCGCCACGCCGGCTACAACGAAACTACGTTTGTGATCATGCAGAAATACATTATCGGAGCCGGAGGATAG
- a CDS encoding histidine phosphatase family protein, producing MSEFWLIRHGESESNAGLPTGATDQIELTARGHAQAQALAAAFEHAPDLIIVSSYRRAIDTAAPLRARFPQARCEQWPIHECATLSDASRLNTTLEQRAPLVAAYWQRCDPHFVDGAGAESFAEVVARARSVLDRLRRLEAGFVAIVGHGLFTRTLLWVALVAPDAVDAQHMRAYRGFIAGFRIPNASISKVYRNSARELLFGAPGVAHLPPELRPAAAPEARPQVD from the coding sequence ATGAGCGAGTTCTGGCTCATCCGCCATGGCGAGAGCGAATCGAACGCCGGGCTGCCCACCGGCGCCACCGACCAGATCGAGCTGACTGCGCGCGGACATGCGCAGGCCCAGGCGCTCGCCGCCGCGTTCGAGCATGCACCTGATCTGATCATTGTTTCATCGTATCGCCGCGCGATCGACACAGCTGCGCCACTGCGCGCACGCTTCCCACAGGCCCGCTGCGAGCAATGGCCGATCCACGAGTGCGCCACACTTTCAGATGCTAGCCGCCTGAATACGACGCTCGAGCAGCGCGCCCCGCTGGTGGCGGCCTACTGGCAGCGCTGCGATCCGCACTTCGTCGATGGCGCCGGCGCCGAGTCGTTCGCCGAGGTAGTTGCCCGTGCGCGCAGTGTGCTCGATCGGCTGCGCCGGCTCGAGGCCGGGTTTGTCGCGATCGTTGGCCATGGCCTGTTCACACGCACGCTGCTGTGGGTTGCCCTGGTAGCGCCTGATGCCGTCGATGCACAGCATATGCGCGCTTACCGCGGGTTCATAGCTGGCTTCCGCATCCCGAACGCCTCGATCAGCAAAGTATACCGCAATTCCGCGCGCGAGCTGCTGTTCGGCGCCCCCGGCGTGGCGCACCTGCCGCCCGAGCTGCGCCCGGCGGCTGCGCCGGAGGCCAGGCCGCAGGTCGATTAA
- a CDS encoding pyruvate carboxyltransferase has product MCQGLEKTLNEPNGRHPSPPFLAGENPAQERYHEATELFGLFDYLKAQRFGVFSLRESLQAVGERIDGTLQGFHLSADEAWQCVEYMDSLGVGVVELPAYPANRYGQALNCRLIEQARAAGLAIEFAAHARCVDDDLSAAHAAGFRRAHLYIGTSPIKQATARKSIDQIAAKAFESIALARRLGFTSVRISTEDAFRTTLDDYAAFYTHLAGALAAAGLAADGIGIPDTVGLSTLRDLGDRIAILRRVGMYFSFLECHIHNDIGNADRTYVDTLLLCMRLGITMLPDFSILGIGERNGTIGLSSLLEAIYRRLILLYPRKMPQIRQAMREKLGTLPSGELFVNRYRDTDAFFYRIMARTGFVFDRSPFSANTEFDGSGVHADTTMRAYQLAQAEGHAGQAAIDIGNSAYAGALPPYDMPLRTPVLACFGCGKSNVYYWRARAGLALRPAGEIQAGLAALDDLDDYWRAQPLDEAAADELIAQLIRCYSIKLNGISHQDAMELIYVFYEALGVRSAEAGMRG; this is encoded by the coding sequence ATCTGTCAAGGGCTAGAGAAGACATTGAACGAACCAAATGGACGCCACCCATCCCCGCCGTTCCTCGCGGGCGAGAACCCGGCCCAGGAGCGCTACCACGAAGCCACCGAGCTGTTCGGGCTGTTCGATTACCTGAAGGCCCAGCGCTTCGGCGTGTTCAGCCTGCGCGAGTCGCTCCAGGCGGTCGGCGAGCGCATCGACGGCACGCTCCAGGGCTTTCACCTGAGCGCCGACGAGGCCTGGCAGTGTGTCGAATATATGGACTCGCTGGGCGTTGGCGTGGTCGAGCTGCCGGCCTACCCGGCCAACCGCTACGGCCAGGCGCTGAACTGCCGGCTGATCGAGCAGGCCCGCGCGGCCGGCCTGGCGATCGAGTTCGCCGCACACGCGCGCTGTGTCGACGACGACCTCAGCGCTGCCCACGCGGCCGGCTTCCGGCGGGCACATCTGTACATCGGCACCAGCCCGATCAAGCAGGCCACCGCGCGCAAGTCGATCGACCAGATCGCCGCCAAGGCCTTCGAGAGCATTGCGCTGGCGCGCCGGCTTGGCTTCACCAGCGTGCGCATTAGCACCGAAGACGCCTTTCGCACCACGCTCGACGACTATGCCGCATTCTACACGCACCTGGCCGGCGCGCTCGCGGCGGCCGGGCTGGCGGCCGACGGCATCGGCATCCCCGATACGGTTGGCCTCTCGACGCTGCGCGACCTGGGCGACCGGATCGCGATCTTGCGGCGCGTGGGCATGTACTTCAGCTTCCTCGAATGCCACATCCACAACGACATCGGCAACGCCGACCGGACGTATGTGGATACGCTGCTGCTGTGCATGCGCCTGGGCATCACCATGCTGCCCGACTTCTCGATCCTGGGGATTGGCGAGCGCAACGGCACGATCGGCCTCAGCTCGCTGCTCGAAGCGATCTATCGGCGGCTGATCCTGCTCTACCCGCGCAAGATGCCGCAGATCCGCCAGGCCATGCGCGAGAAGCTCGGCACCCTGCCATCGGGCGAGCTGTTCGTGAACCGCTACCGCGACACCGACGCATTCTTCTACCGGATCATGGCCCGCACGGGCTTTGTGTTCGACCGCAGCCCATTTTCGGCCAACACCGAGTTTGATGGCTCGGGCGTACACGCCGACACGACCATGCGCGCCTACCAGCTGGCGCAGGCCGAGGGCCACGCCGGGCAGGCCGCGATCGACATCGGCAATAGCGCCTACGCCGGCGCGCTGCCGCCCTACGACATGCCGCTGCGTACGCCGGTGCTGGCCTGCTTCGGCTGTGGCAAGAGCAACGTGTATTACTGGCGCGCGCGTGCCGGCCTGGCGCTGCGGCCGGCCGGCGAGATCCAGGCGGGCCTGGCCGCGCTAGACGATCTCGACGACTACTGGCGCGCGCAGCCGCTCGACGAGGCCGCCGCCGATGAGCTGATCGCCCAGCTGATCCGCTGCTATAGCATCAAGCTGAATGGTATCTCGCATCAGGACGCGATGGAGCTTATCTATGTATTCTACGAAGCGTTAGGGGTCAGGAGTGCGGAAGCAGGAATGAGGGGGTAG